TCTACACCTGCATCTAGTAAATCACTACAAAAAGTCCGCCGAAAATCATGAGGAGAAAAAGAAGTTATTCCCGCTTTACTAGCTCTGGCTCTAACTATTTTCAACACCCCATCCGTAGACAACCTTCTTCTAATAATCTTCCCCCCGCGACTAACCCCATAAATTAGCGGTCCACTTTCATAGCCTCTTTTCTCCAACCATTGATTAACTAAAGATATCGCCATTTCAGGAAGATAAACCATTCTATCTTTACCACCCTTAGCGTTTCTAATCTCCAATCTCAATTTTTCAGCTAGATAATCAGCCAGATTCAAATTAACCAACTCCGCCCGACGTAAACCCGCACCTCGTAAAATAGCAATAATAGCTCTATCCCTAACATCAATAGTTCGCTCCCCACTACAACTAGACATCAAAGCGTAGATTTCAGCACTAGTTAAAGCCCGCCCTCGCAACTTACCATTCGTGGGAAAATCCGCTAAATCCACCGCAGCCACATAATCAGCTTGGTCAATCAAATCTAACTTAAAAGCCTCTTGCAAAACCCGTCTCAAACCCGACAACATCTTATTAGCTGTAGTCGGGGAATATCTAGTACCCAAAACCGAGCGAACAATAGAAGTATGACGATAACGTAATTTTGACCAATCCAAAGTGACTAGGTCACACTCACCTTCAGTTAAAAGAGAAGCGATCGTATTAAGAGAATTAGCCATAGTTAACTGAGAACCCTTTCCTAAAGAGTCGAGATAGACTAGAGCCGGATGGAGAGTTAAAGGCAGAGGTGAAATTAACTTCAACTCCGGTGGCTTAAAGTCATGGATTAATTCAGACATCTTACTCTCTAATAGGGCACTTCTCAATACCTTTTAACTTTACCAAAAAAATGGGTTAACTTTGTAGTTACAATAGTAATTACTCCTAAGGAACAAAAAAAATCATGAAATTAAAACTCAGGAAAATTGGAAATTCCATCGGAACGACTTTTCCCAAAGAAATCCTTGATAAGTTACAAGTTAGTGAAGGAGACACCCTCTATCTGACTGAAACCCCCGACG
The sequence above is a segment of the Gloeocapsa sp. DLM2.Bin57 genome. Coding sequences within it:
- a CDS encoding site-specific integrase — its product is MSELIHDFKPPELKLISPLPLTLHPALVYLDSLGKGSQLTMANSLNTIASLLTEGECDLVTLDWSKLRYRHTSIVRSVLGTRYSPTTANKMLSGLRRVLQEAFKLDLIDQADYVAAVDLADFPTNGKLRGRALTSAEIYALMSSCSGERTIDVRDRAIIAILRGAGLRRAELVNLNLADYLAEKLRLEIRNAKGGKDRMVYLPEMAISLVNQWLEKRGYESGPLIYGVSRGGKIIRRRLSTDGVLKIVRARASKAGITSFSPHDFRRTFCSDLLDAGVDIVTVQRLAGHASPMTTAKYDRRGEETKLKAVQNLGF
- a CDS encoding AbrB/MazE/SpoVT family DNA-binding domain-containing protein → MKLKLRKIGNSIGTTFPKEILDKLQVSEGDTLYLTETPDGIQLTAYDPEFEQVMEAASEVTRRYRNALKELAK